In Bradyrhizobium sp. WD16, the genomic stretch ATAGGCCATGCGGTCGCCAAGAAGCCGGGCGATGGCCTCAAGCATCGGAGCATCGACCCCGTTGCGGTGCACGAAGCGCCCCAGCCGGCTCATATAGAGCCGAGCATAGTCCGCGTTCTGGTACTCCGTAAGGCGGCGGACGTTCTCGACCGCGATGCTTTCGATGCCGGTAGGCAGCCCCTCCGGCACGGCCGGCGCACGCCGGTCGTCGTCCCCTAGAATATAGGCTGCGAGAAGGCTGACGAAGCGCCGCTGCTGCATGCGCGCCTACACCTTGGCGGACGCTGCGGAATCGGCCTCCCGGGCATCGAGCCTTGCCTCCATGCGTCCGAGATTTTCGAACAGGCGCGCGCTCACCAAGCGCAGGAAATAGAAGCCGAAGGAGGGATTCTGGACGTAAAGCTCCTCGACCTGGCGATACGAGACGCTGAGGACGACACCGTCCGACAGACACTCGAGGGTCTGGGTGCGGGTGTTGGAGGGCGACAGCATACCCATCTCCCCGGTGATGATGCCGGTGGGCAGGTCCAGCCCCATTTCGACCAGACGGAAGCGACCACTGACGATGTAGAACATCTCCTCGGCCTTTTCGTCCTTGTAGAACAGCACATCGCCCGCCTTGCAGGGGCGCTCGGTCATGAACGGCTTCAGCCAGTTCATCGAAAGATCGCTATTCACCGACTTCTTCACGTCCCGCACCAGTTGCAGCATCTGGTGCAGCCGGTAGACATTGAGCGGCAGCAGCACGCCGTGCAGCAGAGCCGTCGCATAGGCATGGGTCGGCAGCGCATAGGCGAGGATCACCACATTGGTGAGAATGCCGAAGATGCGCAGCGGAATCATCGTCCGCATGGTGTAGGTCGCCACCACGAAGATCGAGGTGAACAGACTTGCGGCGTTATGGGCGGCGTCTGTGAATTCCATGGCGATCAACCCGGGTCTGGCGCCGGGCCGGCTCCTGTTGCCCGGCCGTCGGCGCAGTGGCGCCGACGAGACCGCCGGCGCGGCAAATATAGCCCCTGGTTCTCCTGCCCCGCCAGCTTTCCGATCCCGGGACAAGGCGGCGTTGACGCCACTCGGCCAGCCGGGCATCAATAGCACAAGGCTCCGCAGCATCCCCTCCGGGAAAGCCCAGCGGCGAGGACCCATTTGCCGGACCCATCCAGGCCCTCCGTGATCCAGCGTCCAATGGCCGAAAACCGCGGCGCGATCCGCGGGCTGCCGGGCCGCGCGACCCATCTCGCCCTGGCGCTCGGCATCGCCGCCCTGCTGGTCCTCACCATCGAGCCAATCTATGCCCGCGGCCGGATCTGGATCGAGGGCATCCTATGGTGTTGCCTGGCTGTCTTCGCCTGGGAATGGATCGCCCATCTCACCTCGGCGCCCACTGTCCGCAGG encodes the following:
- a CDS encoding Crp/Fnr family transcriptional regulator — protein: MIAMEFTDAAHNAASLFTSIFVVATYTMRTMIPLRIFGILTNVVILAYALPTHAYATALLHGVLLPLNVYRLHQMLQLVRDVKKSVNSDLSMNWLKPFMTERPCKAGDVLFYKDEKAEEMFYIVSGRFRLVEMGLDLPTGIITGEMGMLSPSNTRTQTLECLSDGVVLSVSYRQVEELYVQNPSFGFYFLRLVSARLFENLGRMEARLDAREADSAASAKV